In Arachis stenosperma cultivar V10309 chromosome 1, arast.V10309.gnm1.PFL2, whole genome shotgun sequence, one DNA window encodes the following:
- the LOC130947090 gene encoding autophagy-related protein 16, giving the protein MAKTCKSQEEIANDAIKNALKALRKRHLLEEAAHRPAFEALSRPIASQGSEWKEKAESLQLELQQCYKAQSRLSEQLVVEVAESRALKASVQVKETAIAEMQKELTEVREERSQLKSDLEQKIKALELVMSENSELKAQLEQMTTKANKAEAENKMLIDRWMLEKMKDAERLNEANALYEDMVQRLKASGLEQLARQQVDGIVRRSEEGAEFFLESNIPSTCKYRLNAHEGGCAAILFEYNSSRLITGGQDRSVKVWDTNTGTVSSNLHGCLGSVLDLTITHDNRSVIAASSSNNLYVWDLNSGRVRHTLTGHTEKVCAVDVSKVSSRHVVSAAYDRTIKVWDLMKGYCTNTIIFHSNCNALSFSMDGQTIFSGHVDGNLRLWDIQTGKLLSEVAAHSLAVTSISLSRNGNVVLTSGRDNLHNLFDVRSLEVCGTLRASGNRVASNWSRSCISPDDNHVAAGSADGSVYIWSISKGDIVSTLKEHSSSVLCCRWSGMGKPLASADKNGTVCVWT; this is encoded by the exons ATGGCAAAAACTTGCAAGTCGCAAGAAGAAATCGCGAACGATGCGATCAAGAACGCTTTGAAGGCTCTACGGAAGCGGCATTTGCTCGAAGAAGCCGCTCATCGCCCCGCTTTTGAAGCTCTCTCAAGACCCATCGCTTCCCAG GGTTCTGAGTGGAAAGAGAAAGCAGAGAGTCTTCAGTTAGAACTTCAGCAATGCTACAAAGCTCAGTCTCGGCTGTCCGAGCAGCTTGTTGTCGAAGTAGCCGAGTCTAGAGCTTTGAAAGCTTCGGTCCAGGTGAAAGAAACTGCAATTGCCGAAATGCAAAAGGAGTTGACCGAAGTGAG GGAAGAGCGCTCTCAATTAAAGTCGGACTTGGAACAAAAGATTAAGGCTCTTGAATTGGTTATGAGTGAGAATTCGGAACTCAAAGCACAACTAGAGCAGATGACTACCAAAGCCAACAAAGCCGAAGCTGAAAATAAGATGTTGATTGATCGTTGGATGTTAGAAAAGATGAAGGATGCTGAACGCCTCAATGAG GCTAATGCGCTGTATGAAGACATGGTTCAGCGGCTAAAAGCCAGTGGTTTAGAACAACTTGCTAGGCAGCAGGTGGATGGCATAGTTCGTCGAAGCGAAGAAGGTGCTGAATTCTTTTTAGAGTCGAATATCCCTTCCACATGTAAATACAGGCTCAATGCACATGAAGGTGGTTGTGCTGCCATATTGTTTGAGTATAATTCTAGTAGATTGATCACTGGGGGACAGGATAGGTCTGTTAAAGTGTGGGATACAAATACAGGAACTGTAAGTTCTAATCTTCATGGCTGCCTTGGTTCTGTGTTAGATCTCACTATCACCCATGATAATCGATCTGTCATTGCTGCAAGCAGCTCAAACAACTTGTATGTTTGGGATCTCAATTCAGGCCGAGTCCGTCATACCCTTACTGGCCACACCGAAAAAGTTTGTGCTGTTGATGTTAGCAAGGTTTCAAGTCGTCATGTTGTCAGTGCGGCTTATGATCGTACTATAAAAGTTTGGGACTTGATGAAAGGCTACTGCACTAACACAATCATTTTCCACAGCAACTGCAATGCTCTTTCCTTCAGCATGGATGGGCAGACCATATTTTCTGGACATGTTGATGGTAATCTACGGCTATGGGACATTCAGACCGGCAAGCTACTTAGTGAGGTTGCTGCACATTCACTTGCTGTCACATCAATATCCCTTTCTAGAAATGGAAATGTTGTATTGACCAGTGGAAGGGATAACTTGCATAATTTGTTTGATGTGCGATCATTGGAAGTTTGCGGCACTCTGAGAGCCTCAGGTAACAGAGTGGCTTCTAATTGGAGTCGCTCCTGTATTAGCCCAGATGACAATCATGTTGCTGCTGGATCTGCTGATGGTTCTGTCTATATTTGGTCGATATCTAAAGGCGATATTGTCAGTACTCTGAAGGAACACAGTTCTTCTGTTCTGTGTTGTAGGTGGAGTGGAATGGGGAAACCCCTAGCTTCAGCTGACAAGAATGGAACTGTTTGCGTCTGGACATGA